One stretch of Lucilia cuprina isolate Lc7/37 chromosome 6, ASM2204524v1, whole genome shotgun sequence DNA includes these proteins:
- the LOC111691243 gene encoding endoplasmic reticulum metallopeptidase 1, with the protein MSTNTNIRRRVLPSPDPRAADPLLQRTQSTDESKGFQRFFVRHNKIQWYWAPVFLSFWILLYYSIAIPAFHRLPKPLNIKDEAKYPDSFIAERAEINLQKLVDLGPRVVGSSANEQGAIKYFMSYVQKLKSEAKDLYDIEADVQIASGSYCHWSMVNMYQSIQNFLIKIGPKGYNGTSYLLVNSHYDTVPFGPGAGDDGAMVAIMLETIRVLSQSNNPLKNPVVFLFNGAEENPLQASHAFITQHKWAKNCKALINLDSAGNGGREILFQSGPNHPWLMRHYRRAVVHPYASTVAEEMFQRHFIPSDTDFRIFRDHGKVPGLDMAHQYNGYVYHTRFDRPEVLPRGTLQNTGDNVLALVRELANAPELEDSSKYAEGHTIFFDVMGSFLVFYSETEGIILNVVVSLAALAACAYSFKMMANNVGVKLVTVLKRSMYTFLVQVIAVLAAATLCFLMGIFMDLIHLPMSWFSNSWLILGLYFCPLFFGFAIVPAIYFHYTQDDRFPIGHRVQLLLHCHCIFLALLTLVLTICKIRSAFMFMITLLFYTLGLIVNLATKLHNKATPWLIPHIIFGIPPFLFYAYVCHGFFVTFIPMTGRFGAGVNPDLIICAFTVGVGVLTGGFMIPALNMFHRSKTIICSLLAITLVCLIVAATPLGFPYRPETNVQRFSIIHARRTFRDMNNEVRRVETGYFILPQDRRIYTVKNHVTNMTLAQSIVEDCENEMYCGLPLYNHRWVKARASSVWIPAPSPTFDLIPSVKVLAKNQISKTKLRYDMELTGPDHMGLFLRPVGDGKITNWSFHWTPLRMGWQPPYFIYFSYGVNGDPLKFWLEIERKSGDWSTPAFEIGLTGHWNHDESKQTADFKKFLASFPEYVDPIAWPASYDTWYY; encoded by the exons ATGTCTACCAATACTAATATAAGAAGACGCGTTTTACCGTCTCCCGATCCCAGAGCAGCGGATCCTCTATTACAACGTACCCAATCAACCGATGAG AGTAAAGGTTTTCAACGTTTCTTTGTAAGACACAATAAAATCCAATGGTATTGGGCTCCTGTTTTCCTATCATTCTGGATATTATTATACTATAGCATTGCCATACCGGCATTTCATCGTTTACCCAAACCATTAAACATTAAAGATGAGGCTAAATATCCCGATTCGTTTATAGCTGAACGTGCAGAAATTAATCTACAGAAATTGGTGGATTTGGGTCCACGTGTTGTGGGTAGCAGTGCCAATGAACAGGGAGCCATTAAGTACTTTATGAGTTATGTACAAAAGCTAAAATCGGAAGCTAAAGATCTGTATGATATCGAAGCTGATGTACAAATTGCTTCGGGTAGTTATTGTCACTGGTCAATGGTGAATATGTATCAGAGTATACAGAACTTTTTGATCAAAATTGGTCCTAAAGGTTATAATGGCACTTCGTATTTGCTGGTGAATAGTCATTATGATACTGTACCTTTTGGACCGGGTGCTGGTGATGATGGTGCTATGGTGGCTATTATGTTGGAGACCATAAGAGTTCTATCACAATCGAATAATCCTTTAAAGAATCCAGtggtgtttttatttaatggtGCCGAAGAGAATCCTTTACAGGCTTCGCATGCTTTTATTACCCAACATAAATGGGCGAAGAATTGCAA GGCTTTAATCAATTTGGATTCGGCTGGTAATGGTGGTCGGGAAATTTTGTTCCAATCTGGCCCTAATCATCCCTGGCTTATGAGACATTATCGCCGTGCTGTTGTTCATCCTTATGCCTCTACTGTGGCTGAGGAAATGTTCCAACGTCATTTTATACCTTCTGATACTGATTTTCGTATTTTCCGTGATCATGGCAAAGTTCCTGGTCTCGATATGGCTCATCAATATAACGGTTATGTTTATCATACTCGTTTCGATCGTCCCGAAGTTTTACCCCGTGGTACTTTACAAAATACCGGTGACAATGTTTTAGCTTTGGTGCGTGAACTGGCCAATGCTCCAGAATTGGAAGATAGTTCG aaatatgcCGAAGGTCATACCATTTTCTTTGATGTTATGGGTTCGTTCTTGGTTTTCTATTCCGAAACTGAGGGTATTATTTTGAATGTTGTGGTCTCATTGGCTGCCTTGGCCGCTTGTGCTTATTCCTTTAAAATGATGGCCAATAATGTGGGCGTAAAATTGGTAACGGTTTTGAAACGTTCCATGTATACATTTTTGGTGCAAGTTATAGCTGTTTTAGCTGCTGCCACATTATGCTTCTTAATGGGCATATTTATGGACTTGATACATTTGCCCATGTCTTGGTTTTCCAATTCCTGGTTGATTTTGGGTCTTTACTTCTGTCCTCTGTTCTTTGGTTTTGCCATAGTTCCCGCGATTTATTTCCATTACACACAAGAT GATCGTTTCCCCATTGGTCATCGTGTACAGCTTTTGCTACATTGTCATTGCATTTTCTTGGCCCTGTTGACTCTGGTATTAACGATTTGCAAAATCCGTTCGGCCTTTATGTTTATGATTACTTTGTTGTTCTATACCTTGGGATTGATTGTTAATTTGGCCACCAAACTGCATAATAAAG CAACTCCTTGGTTGATTCCTCACATCATTTTTGGTATACCTCCCTTCTTATTCTATGCCTATGTTTGTCATGGTTTCTTTGTTACCTTTATACCCATGACTGGTCGCTTTGGCGCTGGTGTTAATCCCGATTTGATTATTTGTGCCTTCACTGTTGGTGTGGGCGTTTTAACTGGAGGTTTCATG ATTCCAGCTCTTAACATGTTCCATAGATCAAAGACTATAATCTGTTCTTTGTTGGCTATAACTTTGGTTTGTTTGATTGTGGCTGCTACTCCATTGGGATTCCCCTATAGACCCGAAACTAATGTACAAAGATTCTCTATTATTCATGCTCGTCGTACTTTCCGTGATATGAATAATGAAGTTCGTCGTGTGGAAACCGGTTATTTCATATTGCCTCAAGATAGACGCATATATACCGTTAAAA ATCATGTTACCAATATGACTTTGGCCCAGTCCATTGTGGAAGATTGTGAGAATGAAATGTATTGTGGTTTACCCTTGTACAATCATAGATGGGTTAAAGCTAG AGCTTCTAGCGTCTGGATTCCTGCGCCCAGTCCTACATTCGATTTAATACCCTCGGTAAAGGTATTGGCAAAAAATCAAATTAGTAAAACCAAATTACGCTATGACATGGAATTAACAGGTCCCGATCATATGGGCCTATTTTTGAGACCGGTAGGTGATGGTAAAATAACAAATTGGTCATTCCATTGGACACCTTTGCGTATGGGCTGGCAACCACCATACTTTATATATTTCTCTTATGGTGTTAACGGAGATCCCTTGAAATTCTGGCTAGAGATTGAG cGTAAATCTGGCGACTGGAGTACTCCTGCTTTTGAAATTGGTCTTACTGGTCATTGGAATCATGACGAAAGTAAACAAACTGCtgattttaagaaattcttaGCCAGTTTCCCTGAATATGTGGATCCTATAGCTTGGCCTGCTTCCTATGATACCTGGTATTATTAG